Proteins from a single region of Armatimonadota bacterium:
- a CDS encoding macro domain-containing protein: MERTVGRTVLRVLRGDITRVAVDAVVNAANTRLWMGGGVAGAIKRAGGAEIEREAVARGPIGLGEAVATGAGRLPCRHVIHAATMGPDLVTSGDIIRRATRSSLEVADRLRVASVAFPALGTGVGGFPMDEAARLMVSEVVAYLQAVSTGLREIVFVVTTDDARRAFEAALRQIPGPPAAGDSGRSR, translated from the coding sequence ATGGAACGCACCGTCGGCCGCACGGTCCTCCGGGTTCTGCGGGGGGACATCACCCGGGTGGCAGTGGACGCCGTCGTCAACGCCGCCAACACCCGGCTGTGGATGGGCGGCGGGGTGGCGGGGGCGATCAAGCGGGCGGGCGGGGCGGAGATCGAGCGGGAGGCGGTCGCCCGGGGCCCCATCGGACTGGGGGAGGCGGTGGCCACCGGCGCGGGGCGCCTGCCGTGCCGGCACGTGATCCATGCCGCCACCATGGGGCCCGACCTGGTCACCAGCGGAGACATCATCCGGCGGGCCACCCGCAGCAGCCTGGAGGTGGCCGACCGGCTCCGGGTGGCGTCGGTGGCCTTTCCGGCCCTGGGGACCGGCGTGGGCGGATTCCCCATGGACGAGGCGGCCCGCCTGATGGTCTCCGAGGTCGTCGCCTACCTCCAGGCCGTCTCCACGGGGCTGCGGGAGATCGTGTTCGTGGTCACCACCGACGACGCGCGGCGCGCCTTCGAGGCGGCCCTGCGGCAGATCCCCGGGCCGCCGGCGGCCGGGGACTCCGGGAGATCCCGATGA
- the cutA gene encoding divalent-cation tolerance protein CutA, producing the protein MTEHVVVLVTVGDPAEARRIARALVEERLAACVNLIPGLASTYWWQGRVEEAGEVLLVCKTRRDRVEALEQRVRALHSYTVPEVIALPVVAGHPAYLEWVDDSLRPGSASP; encoded by the coding sequence ATGACCGAGCACGTGGTGGTCCTGGTCACCGTGGGCGATCCCGCGGAAGCCCGGCGGATCGCCCGGGCCCTGGTCGAGGAGCGGCTGGCCGCCTGCGTCAACCTGATCCCCGGCCTCGCGTCCACCTACTGGTGGCAGGGACGCGTCGAGGAGGCCGGCGAGGTGCTGCTGGTGTGCAAAACGCGCCGGGACCGGGTGGAGGCCCTGGAACAGCGGGTGCGGGCGCTGCACTCCTACACCGTTCCCGAGGTGATCGCCCTGCCGGTGGTGGCCGGTCACCCCGCCTACCTGGAGTGGGTCGACGACTCCCTGCGCCCCGGGT